From the Chitinivibrionales bacterium genome, the window GGTACTGGTTGTGGATCGAACGGCCGCGGATATAGGTGAGCGGCTCGATCACGAGGATGCCTGTGTCCATGAGTTCCTTGAATCCGCGGATATGCCGCCGCGCCTTGGCCTCGGAGCGCAGCAGCAAGTCCACATTGTCAACAATGGGATACATCCACGGCGTGAGCTTTTCCTCCACGGTGCCCGGCAAAAAGCCGATGTCCTTGCCCATGGGCAGCGTCGGCCTCGACACCAGGATGCGCGAAAAAAGGTTTTCGTCGACCGTCTTGTTCAAGCTCGCGGCAACCGCAAGGAGCGTTTTGCCCGTACCGGCCTTTCCCACAAGGGTCACGAGCTGGATGGCGTCGTTGAGGAGCGCGTCCATGGTGAAAAGCTGCTCCCGGTTCCGCGGCTTAATCCTGAACATGCCTTCCCTGCCTTCGGAAATCAGGCGCACCATCCTTTTTTCTTTGCTGTCGTAGCGGCCAAGGGCAAAATGCAATGGATCGGTGCCGTCAACGAGCGTCACATACTGGTTGGGAAACCACGGCTCGTCCATATCAAGAATGCCTTTTTCCTTGAACGCGTCAACAGCCGCCTTGTCCGTCTTTTTTTCAATGTAACCGGAATACAGCTCCTCAATATCAACCTTGTCTGATTCATAATCCTCTACCACCACGCCCAGCGCGTCGGCCTTGATGCGCAGGTTGATGTCCTTGCTCACGAATACCGTGGGCATGGCGCCTGCCTTTTCCTTTACATCGAAGAGGATGGCAAGGATCATGCTGTCGCGCGGTTTTTCCTGGAACTCGTGCGGGATCCTCCTTACTGCGTCACCGACGGAAAGTTTCACAAACAACGTCCCCCCGCCATCGAGTTTCACTCCTTTGGTAAGTGAGCCTTTGTTCCTGAGCGCGTCAAGATAGCGCGACGTCTGGCGGGCGTTGCGGCCGGTCTCGCTGAGGTCCTTTTTAAAATGGTCAATGTCCTCGATCACCGTGATCGGGATGATGACGTTGTTTTCTTCGAACTTGAAAAGCGCCTGAGCATCATACAAAAGAATGGTTGTGTCGAGAATAAAGTTTTTCATGGAATTTATCCGATCAAATGTGTGAAAATGGCGTCGACTATTAAAATAAATGATTCTTATAAGAAAAAAAGTCGTTCTATTGCAAACGCCGAACGATCAAGTCGTGATATTGCAACCGGCGCTTCTCGTTTGATTCAAACAGAAATGTGTTTTTTATGAAAAATACCAAACAAAATATTTTTTCAGGATTGGCATAACGTTTGAATTAAAGTAATTGCGAGCAGATACCCGGGAAAAAAGCTTTACGCTGCTCACACCTGATAAACTGTTCTTTCAACCACATTCAAAACAAAAGGAGTTAGTCATGGGTTCAGCAATTTTCACTAACGGTAACAATGCATATCAGGTTGCCAACATCATGTATGCAGGTTCTGTTTCCGAAGTTCCGGAAAACCGCCGTCAAAACGGCACCACGCATTCGTTCAAAATGATCACGGGCCTCGGCACCGTTTTCTCCTACTACAAAAACGAGGAGTTTGCCAGGAAATCCCGCGGTGCGTTGGCTGCGATGCTGGATACGGTCAAGCCAAAGGCCTTTAAACATGGAGGGGAATTCATTGACCCTTCACACATTGTTTGTTTCAGCAATGTGATCCAGTTTAAAAAGCCTGTTGGCCCGTACACGCACGGGCTTGTTCTGACGATGGACACGGCAGAGGAAAAAAGCCAGGAAATCTGGCTCAGGTACAAATCGGAAGACCATGCCCAGAAGGCCAGAAAAGCCCTTTGGGCAACGGTGCACAGCGTTAACGGCATGTCCAACCAGACGGAAAAGCCGCCTGTGGCGGAACACGCCGCTTCAACAAGCGCTTTACCCTTCTGATCCGTATTTACTTCTGCTAAAAGAACCGTTCGAACAAGGTGCCGCCTTTCCATGGAAGGCGGCACTTTCATTTTGTGGTTTTCCATATCCCTTTATTTGCAAGTTTACAACGTACGCCACATGATGTTTGCTGTTAGCACGGTGTCAAGAATTTGCAAACAGGGATCCAGTTTCTTCTTTTCGTTTCCGTGTGGAAACTAAGACAAAAAAATGCTTACTTCGAAGACACTGGAGCACAAAAAAAATTACCATGTAATAAATTGAATAATGACCTTAAAATCAAATCAGACAAATCTTGGCACGCTATTAAATACAACATTTCCTTTGAAAAAACGGACAAGATTAACGAGGGAAATTACCGGATTATTGTAAACCGTTGATTTATGCTCTTATCGACAGCATTAAGCCGGACGAAATACACGCCTGAGGGTATTTCTCTTATACTTTTAGAAAAGGAATGCCTGCCTTTTTGCAGGAAAGAGGAAAGAATGGTATTGATTTTTTTACCTTGTGCATTATAGAGACACAAGGTAGTATAGGAAGCGGTCGGCAAGGAAAAATCAATCCTTAATTCATGATTATTTGAGAGCGATACTACCTGAAGAAGGCAAGATTTATTAATGCCGTAGTGCAAGAGAATTGGAGAATTCGAGGCATTTGAGGTAGTGGCGCTTCTGTAAACTCCTCCTGAATCGGATAGAGAATAGAATTCCCCTGCCGCGATAAAGACACGACTATTTGAATTAAAGGCAAGGTCAAATGGAAAAACCGCTGTCGGCATTCTGTAATTATTAATTTTGTTCCAATTAATAAATACCGAATCCCAACCATTGCCTTTAATAAAATAAATATCTCTAGAAGGGCTTTCTCTTAAAGGCTCTGCACTTGTACCAAAAAACATCCCATTAGGGTCTGCAAAAGAAAAAATACTATTCCATGTGCTTCCGTTGTCTTGCGAACGGATAATGTAGTCTTTCATGCCAGAACCATCATAAATGCAGGGGTAACCCGTATAACATGTTACTTTTTGTGTATCACAGACAAGAGCTAATACGTAATCCTGTTTTGTAATTATTATCGGTCCAATCCTCCACTTGTTAGGAACTATTGATAATTTTTGCCATGTATCGCCTGCATCTATGGAACGATATGTTTCTGCCCAACTCCCAATAATAACTTCATTGGCTGGTCCTGTTGCTATATTCCATCGTGGAGTAATCCCTTCATAGTAAAAACCCCCTACTTGAAAATCTGTTATTTTTTTCCATGTATCGCCGTTATTCCCAGACCTGTATTTCCCCGCAAACACCGTATCATAAGAATTTATCGCGATATTAAATACCTGATCGGTATCATTCATATTGTTGGTAATATTTTGCCAGTTTTCTCCGTTGTCAGTAGATCTGAAAACATTTGTTTTAACATTGGAAAATATGCCTCCTTTAACGCTACTAATGAAAATATGCCCCTTTGAATTTATTGCCAGTGAAAGAATCTTCAACGAATCTGTAATGCCGTTGTTTA encodes:
- a CDS encoding T9SS type A sorting domain-containing protein: MDYKSLKTKGHFPDLRLAEVLGIALCFVFTAFAQTNYFEQTGGPKIGGLYVKTNRIAVNKQDQIFAATDSGMFRSDDSGDNWVRINNGITDSLKILSLAINSKGHIFISSVKGGIFSNVKTNVFRSTDNGENWQNITNNMNDTDQVFNIAINSYDTVFAGKYRSGNNGDTWKKITDFQVGGFYYEGITPRWNIATGPANEVIIGSWAETYRSIDAGDTWQKLSIVPNKWRIGPIIITKQDYVLALVCDTQKVTCYTGYPCIYDGSGMKDYIIRSQDNGSTWNSIFSFADPNGMFFGTSAEPLRESPSRDIYFIKGNGWDSVFINWNKINNYRMPTAVFPFDLAFNSNSRVFIAAGEFYSLSDSGGVYRSATTSNASNSPILLHYGINKSCLLQVVSLSNNHELRIDFSLPTASYTTLCLYNAQGKKINTILSSFLQKGRHSFSKSIREIPSGVYFVRLNAVDKSINQRFTIIR
- a CDS encoding PhoH family protein codes for the protein MKNFILDTTILLYDAQALFKFEENNVIIPITVIEDIDHFKKDLSETGRNARQTSRYLDALRNKGSLTKGVKLDGGGTLFVKLSVGDAVRRIPHEFQEKPRDSMILAILFDVKEKAGAMPTVFVSKDINLRIKADALGVVVEDYESDKVDIEELYSGYIEKKTDKAAVDAFKEKGILDMDEPWFPNQYVTLVDGTDPLHFALGRYDSKEKRMVRLISEGREGMFRIKPRNREQLFTMDALLNDAIQLVTLVGKAGTGKTLLAVAASLNKTVDENLFSRILVSRPTLPMGKDIGFLPGTVEEKLTPWMYPIVDNVDLLLRSEAKARRHIRGFKELMDTGILVIEPLTYIRGRSIHNQYLIVDEAQNLTPHEIKTIITRVGDGTKIVLTGDPYQIDNPYIDSSSNGLTYVVEKFKTQEIAAHITLTKGERSVLSELAANIL